The nucleotide sequence aaagaagaaaaggttttcaattacCGACTGTCACGAGGGAGAAGATTAGTGGAGAGCAGCTTTGGCATTCTTGCAagtcgtttcaggatttttcttactaccattaatctgcctcctgaaaaagttaccacaataacactggctgcctgcacattgcacaacttgttaactgagagaagaaaacacttgtacactcgtcaggaaacagtgtctgccgtagtaggagactgcacttatcttgagacacaaagcattgaggacctacagcaaatggaaccaatagcttgccaagctgcttctggacgtacagtacacgggagagcagttagggaatactttaagacattttacaatggcgctgggaaagtgccctggcaagataatcacatttagtaacgtaaaatgtaaacaaatgtacatacCGCAATCATCTCCTCATACGTCGGAGTGGCACGTTCACTTCCCGTTTCACTATCAGGGCTCTCCAGATTGCTCAAACTCTCGTCGGCCACAGTAGATTGGTCGAGGAATTTCAGCATCTGGAACCAGTACACTTGCGGTTTGTACGCCGCCTGCGCACTGGCTCCACTTTTGTTTTTTTGCATCTGCaatattaataatgaaagtaatttaAACTACTTGTAGGTTACGTAAACATTATTGTATGCTTCAAGTCACTGCAGTGAACCAATTAAtgctaatgctaatcatttgtatgacatgtaaactttacttgcataaataaatataaatgaatatgtcaATACGTACTTTTGCTTTCTCGCACGCGTAGCTAGTACGGAGGCCATTGATCTTCCTCTTAATGTCTTCTACCGTACAGCCAGGCCGTATGTCACGGCTAATGACCTCCGCTATATTTTTATAGCTCTCCAATCTTCTCAATCTATTTTTgtaatcagggtgcctcacattataAAGtgcctcatccgcttcatacatctctattaattttgtggtagacgccacacaccaattgtatttagcagccatgtttataaacacgaaagatgacagaacgctccagcgatgctggcgctccgcgtggtaacaagtcgcattgcagtgaacagaagacaagcgatttctttgatcaaatgtaCGGCCTCGTcctacatttgatcaaatattggacgacatttgtcaaagatccctattacactatcaaaaatctttgacaaagatattggacaaagatattggacaaagaaattggatagtgtaataccggccttacctaTGCTCACTGGTTACTTTCAGGACTGTAGCTAGATCACCGAGGCATCTGGATCCGCAGTTAAGGCACTGCCCTCGCATTCAAGAGGAATGGAGTTTAAATTGCCGTTCGGAGATCGAGTTTTGTGATTTTCAAAAATCACATGCTCAACATTCATGTTGTTAATGAGGGGAAGACATTAGACGTAACAATAGGTTCAATTTTATCCCAAGAGAGTGGCATTGTGTTGTGTAGTCTGGAGTGACTCGGAGTGACAAATGAATGAACGGCGAAGTACTAGCCTTCTAcattattaaattatttgtttttaaaacaGTAATGAAGGCTAGGGATAAATCGTATGATATAGCACTGTTTCAAACAGACTGCCGTTTTATTGGGATGAGTGGAGGTTCCAAACTTCATTCAGctattttgatttaggttttccgtggtttctctaaattaaCTTAGCCATATGCCGAGGTGGATTGTGCTTCAATGACTGGCACGAAAAACACAACACGTAAGAAGCGTTTAGTTATCTATTAAATAAAAGTGCAACACTTTATTGTGTATTTTTAGATGAtgtatggcttcaaatggctctgagcactatgggactcaacttctaaggtcattagtcccctagaacttagaactagttaaacctaactaacctaaggacatcacacacatccatgcctgaggcaggattcgaacctgcgaccgtagcggtctcgcggttccagactgcatcgcctagaaccgcacggccacttcggccggctagatgaTGTATGCTGTTGGTGTGCTATTGCATTGTTTTGCGAGTAAACAATGAAGAGTCGATTGTTTACTACACTAGCCTTAATCATTGTATGTATGTTTGACATTTCTTCAATCGTTGGGGACGATCTGAAGGTTGTATTGTTCTCGAAGAATCAAGTCCGCCACGATTGCTATTAATTCTTTTTAATGCTGTTTCTAGCTACCTTGAGAAAATAGATTTTTCAAGAATAATACTTAATTACTGCATTCTCGCACAACTTGAAAAATACGTCATTGGATGTGGGGCTGTAATATTTCCTTGCTCTTGTAGCACTTACGTTGTACTTTGTATTTTTCCCATTTTAAATCACAAGCGTCTGCAGGATCTTTCTGTGATTATCGcaatcatttttctgtagcatacTTACCGTTAAGCCCTTAAGATGCCGTGAAAGCTGTTGCTTTAATGGAAGATGGTCACAGCATGCATTACTTTGCAGAAATGATACGAAATACACCTTCCACCATTTCCAAAACCGTAAGAAAGTACAGGAAAATGGAGACTACGCAAGGAAACAAGGAACCAGCTCGCGAAAAGGAACGTCGCCAAGAGTTCTCCAGAAACTTCGCCCCACCGTCGATGAAGCACGAAATCGGCCCCCTCCAAATTATAGGGGTCAACTTTAGTGAGAAAACCGTCCAaagaagacaggaagaaaacaatctTCAATCCAGAAGATCTGATACACGCCTAGTACTCGCCAGAAAAAAACACATATCTCGGCTACGTCTCGCAAGTGAATATCACTGCTGGAGAGTACAACAACGGGAGCGAGTGTTGCACACCGATCCCGTTGTTGTACTCGCGACTTGACCTGCGGTCGCCTGGCAGTAGACATGGGTTGTGGAAAAAGCTGAGGAAAAGATGATACCCTTCACAGTTTCATTCAGGACGTCTTGACCTGGTGGTTCCCTGATGGTACGAGAAGGAATCTGTCTGATTACAAGGGCGGGTTTGGTCTTCACGGAGCATGAGAGGCGTACAGGATATCGGTATGCACTTCAAGActtaatcgttgcaccatgagggaggacatcagacagaataaTCCCCTCAGActgccagaagactgtcaccatgactttacagGCTGAGGGTGCGTCTTAGAACTTTTTCTTCTGATGGGAGGTAGTGTGGGGCCATTAATTGGATTCCCGTTTTGTTTCATGTTAGacgtgatgaatccatgtttaatCGCCCTTGacgatgttaaaaaaaaattgtcgcgACCAGCATCATAACGCGCAAGAAATTCAACATGGAtggtcttcgttgctctttatgatctacTACTAGGCGCCGAGGAATGCAGCGGGCACACTCCAACTGGTGGTCGAGTGTGTCAGAACTATCAACATAGATATACAGCTGTgcagtttgattgtgatccgtcgatcacctcaaatgagagtgtccccaCGTTCCAATATTGAACCCACAGCTGCGTGCGGCTGGCTGGAGCGCGTGAGAGCACACAGATTTGAGCGATCTTGTTTCGATGATGAATCTTGTTTCGATGATGACAGCCGCCttggccaacgactcaccgtgcttttgttcactgccaaatctCCATAGAcactctgtaagcgcctatgaatgtctttGATGTTGTGGTTTTCTCTGAAAGGAACTCAGTGACGGCTCTCTGCTTGAAATGCACACCCGTTTCAGACGCCATTCTGAATGGCCGTTACCCGTCAGAACTTCATAAAAATATAGGGGCTGAGGTGGGAATCTTTCACGAAGCCCCACAACAAATACTAAATTTTTTGACCAGAAATTGGAggagaaaaaaagtattgcattactcacTGAATATTTGGACagcgtgacagagcagaatggggacttccgcggtactcacggacttcgaacgtagtcaggtgatttggtgtcacttctgtcattcgTCTGCACGCCAGATTTCCACTCTCCGAAATATGCCTAGGTcccttgtttccgatgtgattgtgaagtgtaaacgtggaggggcacgtacagcataaaagtgtaGAGACCGACGTCATCCGTTGACTGACAattcgccgacagttgaagaggtcgtaatgtgtaataggcagacatctatccagaccatcacagaggaattccagactgcatctggatccactgcaagtaaaacttggatttcatgatcgagcggctgctcataagtcacacatcacaccggtaaaagccaaacaacacctcgcttggtgtaaggagggtaaacattggacgattgaacagcgtaaaaacattgtgtggagtgacgaatcacggtacataatgtggcgatccgacggtggGGtgcaggtatggcgaatgccaggcgaatgtcatctgccagcgtctgtagcgtgaacagtaaatttcggaggcagtagtgttatgatgtggtcgtgcttctcatggaagggacttgcaccccttgttgctttacgTGGAActgtcatagcacaggcctacattgatgttttaagcaccttcttgcttcccagcactgaagagccattcggggacggcgattgcatctttcaagacgatcgagcacctgttcataatggacggcctgtcgcggagtggttacacgacaatgacatccctgtaatgaactggcctgcacagagtcctgacctgaatcctgtagaacacatttgggatgttttgcaacgccgacttcgtgccaggcctcaccgagtgaCATCGGTacgtctcctcaatgcagcactccgtgaagaatgggctgctactccccaggaaaccttccacaacctgactgaacgtatgcctgcgagagtgtacgctgtcatcaaggttaagggcgggcgaataccatactgaattccagcattacggatggaacttgtaagtaattttcaggcaggtgtcctgatacttttgatagcGTATTGTAAATGtatagcgggaatgtttgaaagaaCATGCGCCACACACTCATGATCCTGCGGCTGTCTGTATGCATGATGAAGACAAATACCACCCGACTTTTATCTTACCATTTACGATTGTACTATCctgttaactaacacactaaaatacctaAGACTAACACTTGAACACCAATAAACGAGGGTTGGTTATGACCCCGAGATGAAGGAGCAAAGCAAAACGTGGAAACAAGTGGATTCAACACTGCCGAGAGCTTTGGGACTGCCATGAGCTGGAGTTAACAGATAATGCTGGTTTTGGGCACATCACCAAAGGCTCTTGATGAGGTTACTGGAGAGTGTCAAGACGAAGGGTCACGGGAAGCTGTCCAGAGGCATATGTTTGCTCAACGACAACTCCTGTGCTAATTGGGCACAGTAAAGTCTCCGCCAAGTCACGCatcgtctaacattctgcgtggtgtctgtttgttctaagtcgtgtctccctaccactttcgcgcaacgacgctctgagcgtgttttttagggaattgactagtttgaacatgGGACATGTTGCTGGTAAggaaacgccagaccacacatgacatgtaaagttcagaagagttcagtgagactagcgatgatataaccaaataatggtttcagcgtcagctccactgcaccccctgtaaaagaatcttaatactaactaaatttagtggaaggtgttCAAGGCTATcccatttttagttagctggtaaaataacgtcgaaaaagcagttaagtttaccattggaaattttattctgctcacaaaacgttgtttataaattgcgctattgataaaaggaaatatgttaatataggatgataaaaaccaactgcgttcaacaaaaatgtgaacgaatattccctgagtgggtttccaagttctacaatggatcgaaggatgacctatgccatatcacatctataatctaggtttaaattaaatttcacaaaagagaaaactatcaaaatgttctacagtgaccctcaattatctttaattactcacctaacttgtaaattacagcggctgatgtggcttctcaataattataaaaaaaaaaaaatcatcgcgtttcagattttagcttacgtagcaaatgtgaataccattagcttcaattgacgatcgacactagtattacgtaaaaaggggatgtaacagatgagacttctgcagttctgagtgaagccttatgcgctcaaaaatgcggcatcgcgtgcgttcattaccttgtcggtgttcgtcagggggcagcgggctgCACAGCTCCATGAACCTCgacatctcggaagcaactccctcctaactgcTCCTTACTAtctagctgtgttttcatctgaccaatcagggtctcaatgttaaccttaagctccgcctacaaaaattctgtctatccaatgagaaacgttatacttttcgtggtggggcaatgtttttaacgtttgcaacataacggagacgcgaaaaagtctcacgctaaaacttgcagctggtgtggccctttcagtgttatcgtaagttctatactgttcttctggagggctctatcttttgacatgggctggggggtggtcctggtggttggctggaaacgtgggtgtccgtcccttatcgtagggccttctagcttaacatggttctgctctcggcttctgttctcgtttcttcccttggaactgcgtctgtttcacagtgggaaggtgtgacatgcatttaggcgttcttgtgttagtctgtggtattccatttgctcactcgttgatcgtattattcaggatttattcggagctatgtgacatactgccggatttgcttatcatgtcagggttttcatggaaggtgttggatttgcctgacaccttacaatcgtGTTGTTAAATGTGGTCCGTTAAAATGTGAATTTATAGAGAAGGACTAGTACTAACATCAGTTGTCATGGTCACAACCTTAATTTTCTGATGTGACAATTAAATCTTTATGACTACCGACCTTACTTTCGTATGGATACGATACATAGTCACATTCGTAGTTTTAGTCATAGTTCGCCATCTTATTCACAGCTATCATGTCTACATACAGTTAACAGTTGATGTTACCTTAGATTCTTTTAGAGGCTGACCGACATATACAGTTATTCTTACTTAAAAAGCTCAGAGTAAACATTCGTTTCCATAAGAACAACATGATCTCTCTCCCTCAGGTTAACTttcattcggaaagtgggtgctcTCAGCGACTGTTacgtgacttataaattatagagtgcagcaatcagtcgtccttttttagattttattacgcaaatccagatttaggctagtagctagcca is from Schistocerca cancellata isolate TAMUIC-IGC-003103 chromosome 6, iqSchCanc2.1, whole genome shotgun sequence and encodes:
- the LOC126191158 gene encoding uncharacterized protein LOC126191158 translates to MAAKYNWCVASTTKLIEMYEADEALYNVRHPDYKNRLRRLESYKNIAEVISRDIRPGCTVEDIKRKINGLRTSYACEKAKMQKNKSGASAQAAYKPQVYWFQMLKFLDQSTVADESLSNLESPDSETGSERATPTYEEMIAHAVQEPVACSEAQPQPLRQERPPTKRRRVTPDVATNVMVEATKTLQAVADAARSMPVQEDRYGTLGAHIAAELREMEKVGGREYTTVTAHSLQRTLMDRWDLLHATARAQPSTSGYIQVALQQAGIEDEDSML